From Candidatus Goldiibacteriota bacterium, the proteins below share one genomic window:
- the ruvX gene encoding Holliday junction resolvase RuvX, producing the protein MRIMAFDSGTKRIGVASSDETALIAAGIGYIEVNEKTDEEIKKVVEERKPGRLVVGRPLNMNGTDNPKTTFANELAERLKTLFPEMEIVMWDERLTSMQANKMLIAGGMRRDKRKETVDKVAAALILQNYLDFLKMRERNV; encoded by the coding sequence TTGAGAATAATGGCATTTGATTCAGGTACGAAAAGGATAGGCGTGGCATCAAGCGATGAAACCGCTTTAATAGCGGCGGGAATAGGCTACATAGAAGTAAACGAGAAAACGGATGAAGAAATTAAAAAAGTGGTGGAAGAAAGAAAACCGGGCAGGCTTGTAGTCGGCAGGCCTTTAAATATGAACGGGACGGATAATCCCAAGACAACGTTTGCCAATGAACTTGCGGAAAGGTTAAAAACGCTTTTTCCGGAAATGGAAATAGTGATGTGGGATGAAAGGCTTACTTCTATGCAGGCTAATAAAATGCTTATTGCCGGCGGTATGAGGCGCGACAAAAGAAAAGAAACCGTGGATAAAGTGGCTGCGGCTCTTATTCTGCAGAATTACCTTGATTTTCTTAAAATGAGGGAGCGCAATGTCTGA
- a CDS encoding regulatory protein RecX: protein MDKSYEKALKYCLNLLSKQDYPELELIKKLEKKGNDSQITEKVINFLKSKNYLNDRAFMERIIEKYTLIEPAGRLFIAAKLEARGFAEKDYTGILSGLDETKLAKAAMAYRKKSRPKDKDKFNNAQYWGKYLALRGFEYDIIEKITDGMKEEF, encoded by the coding sequence ATGGATAAAAGTTATGAGAAAGCCCTGAAATATTGCCTGAACCTGCTGTCAAAACAGGATTATCCGGAACTTGAACTTATAAAGAAACTTGAAAAAAAAGGCAATGATTCTCAGATAACAGAAAAGGTAATTAACTTTCTGAAGTCAAAGAATTACCTGAATGACAGGGCGTTTATGGAAAGGATTATTGAGAAATATACGCTGATAGAGCCGGCGGGCAGGCTTTTTATAGCGGCAAAACTGGAAGCCAGGGGTTTCGCGGAGAAGGATTATACCGGAATACTAAGCGGGCTTGATGAAACAAAGCTTGCAAAAGCGGCGATGGCATATAGAAAAAAGAGCAGGCCTAAAGATAAAGATAAGTTCAATAATGCCCAATATTGGGGCAAATATCTTGCTTTAAGGGGCTTTGAGTATGATATAATTGAAAAAATCACAGATGGAATGAAGGAGGAATTTTAA
- a CDS encoding ParB/RepB/Spo0J family partition protein, with amino-acid sequence MSSGKSRLGKGLDALIPGSRAKLSGQAPVVLSSGLSEINVSDIKPNTLQPRKTFTADKMEELIQSIKENGIIEPIILNETGSGKYEIIAGERRFIAAQRAGLRKVPAVIKNVTAMKKLEWAVVENIIREDLNPIEEAMAYKQLMEGYRMTQEQLAAKLGRVRATVANTLRLLMLPESVQQYVKTGRLNEGHGKVLLGIDDKSRQKALAEQAVKKDLSVRELEELVADMPGKRTRSASKPADNSAEMKDIEKEMKFKLGTKVNIKGSYKRGKIEIEYYNKEDFERILQVFKD; translated from the coding sequence ATGAGTTCAGGAAAAAGCAGGCTTGGAAAAGGCCTTGACGCGTTAATTCCGGGTTCAAGGGCCAAATTAAGCGGGCAGGCGCCTGTAGTTCTGTCCTCGGGATTGTCAGAAATAAATGTTTCTGATATTAAACCGAATACACTGCAGCCCAGGAAGACTTTTACGGCTGATAAAATGGAAGAATTAATACAGTCAATAAAAGAAAACGGCATTATAGAACCCATTATTCTTAATGAAACAGGTTCGGGTAAATATGAAATTATTGCCGGTGAAAGGCGTTTTATAGCCGCACAGAGGGCGGGTTTAAGAAAGGTACCCGCGGTTATAAAAAATGTCACCGCAATGAAAAAACTTGAATGGGCGGTTGTGGAAAATATAATAAGAGAAGATTTAAATCCCATAGAAGAAGCGATGGCTTACAAGCAGCTTATGGAAGGTTACAGGATGACCCAGGAGCAGCTTGCCGCAAAACTTGGGCGCGTAAGGGCGACTGTGGCCAACACGTTAAGGCTTCTTATGCTTCCGGAATCCGTACAGCAGTATGTGAAAACCGGGCGTTTAAATGAAGGTCACGGTAAAGTACTTCTGGGTATCGATGATAAAAGCAGGCAGAAAGCCCTTGCGGAACAGGCTGTAAAAAAAGACCTTTCTGTAAGGGAACTTGAAGAACTGGTTGCGGATATGCCCGGAAAAAGAACCAGAAGCGCTTCTAAGCCGGCAGACAATTCCGCGGAAATGAAGGATATTGAAAAGGAAATGAAGTTTAAGCTTGGAACCAAGGTGAATATTAAGGGCAGTTATAAAAGGGGTAAAATAGAAATAGAGTATTATAATAAGGAAGACTTTGAAAGGATACTGCAGGTTTTTAAAGATTAA
- a CDS encoding ParA family protein produces MGKTIAIVNQKGGVGKTTTTVNLSAYLAAKGRKVLLVDIDPQGNATIGLGINKHAEESNINDVLMGDENIAAVIKKTSVDGLFLAASNVNLAGAEIQLVEMQEREYRLKQALAEIKEDYDYIFIDCPPALGLLTLNSLVAADSVLIPIQCEFYALEGLARLLETVELVKDSLNPDLMIEGALITMFDSRTSLSVQVLEEIKKKFKNRAYDTIIPRNVRLSEAPGFGQTILQYDKGSRGAKAYENLAEEIIKGEKHASKERLVK; encoded by the coding sequence ATGGGAAAGACTATAGCAATTGTTAACCAGAAAGGCGGCGTGGGCAAAACCACCACCACAGTCAATTTATCCGCTTATCTGGCGGCAAAAGGAAGAAAAGTTTTGCTTGTAGATATTGACCCGCAGGGCAATGCCACAATTGGGCTTGGCATAAATAAACACGCTGAAGAATCAAATATAAATGATGTGCTTATGGGCGATGAAAATATCGCCGCGGTTATAAAAAAAACATCGGTTGACGGCTTGTTTCTTGCCGCGTCAAATGTAAATCTTGCCGGCGCTGAAATACAGCTTGTGGAAATGCAGGAGCGCGAATACAGGCTGAAACAGGCGCTTGCTGAAATTAAAGAAGATTATGATTACATTTTTATAGATTGTCCCCCGGCGCTTGGGCTTTTAACCTTGAATTCCCTTGTTGCCGCGGATTCGGTGCTTATTCCGATACAGTGCGAATTCTATGCTTTAGAAGGACTTGCCAGGCTGCTTGAAACTGTGGAGCTGGTTAAGGACAGCCTTAACCCGGACCTTATGATAGAAGGGGCTCTTATCACAATGTTTGATTCCCGAACAAGCCTTTCGGTCCAGGTGCTGGAAGAAATAAAGAAAAAATTTAAAAACCGTGCCTATGACACCATAATTCCAAGAAATGTAAGGCTGTCTGAAGCGCCGGGTTTTGGCCAGACGATACTTCAATATGATAAAGGTTCCAGAGGCGCAAAAGCATACGAAAATCTTGCCGAAGAAATAATTAAAGGTGAAAAACACGCATCAAAAGAGAGGTTGGTAAAATGA
- the alaS gene encoding alanine--tRNA ligase encodes MKSAELRELYLQFFASKGHQIKPSWSLIPEDPSLLFTVAGMVPFKNYFLGKVPLTFTRATTAQKCIRTNDIDNVGRTRRHHTFFEMLGHFSFGDYFKEDAIKWIWEFLTEAVKLPKDRLYITIYLDDDDAYDIWVKKMKIPEDRIFRLGKDTNFWEMGPVGPCGYCSEIYFDFEPDNKSKVTAQDIETNDNRFLEICNSVFTEFDKQPDGKLLPLAQKNIDFGMGLERLAVVSQGVLSNFETDLFMPIITQCEEIAGAKYGKDEKTNISLRVIADHARGVSFLIGDGVLPSNEGRGYVLRRIIRRAVRHGRLLGIKEAFLHTLVPTVAEIMNGAYPEISQRKDYIMQIIKMEEDKFAETMDKGIELLNHEIKGLKDKGEKHLSGEAAFKLYDTFGFPIEITEEILAENGMNVDKDGFKSSMEAQRAMAKKAWKGINSELGEKMPKGTLEKLNVTKFTGYETINEDGCKVLLLAAKKEKVQSVAAGQEAFVVLDKTPFYAEGGGQVGDSGMLYFDGGEAKVKDTQKMDEKFIHIIKVIKGEIKEGMTVKAQVDKNERDATMKNHTCTHLLQAALRLVLGLHVEQAGSYVGPDRLRFDFTHFAPLTEDEIKKVQFIMNGWIQESYDVNVELLDFHQAKAKGAMALFDDKYKDKVRMVTVGDVSLELCAGTHISNSGEIGMVKIISYGSTAAGVRRIEAVTGRGAEALFGEYDDFINGLKEQFKVSSIDDIKERLKKLASENREMEKSISEYKKADVLKNVESYLDSAVEINGYKLITVKFADADKKAVRDLGDILKARVKKGAALIANSVEGKISFLCVVSDDASGKLDAGKIVKEAAAVCGGGGGGRKDMAEAGGKDPSKVDEAINKVIELIKTLTA; translated from the coding sequence TTGAAAAGCGCTGAATTAAGAGAATTATACCTGCAGTTTTTTGCGTCCAAAGGGCATCAGATAAAACCAAGCTGGTCTTTAATACCTGAAGATCCGTCACTGTTATTTACGGTGGCCGGAATGGTGCCTTTTAAAAATTATTTCCTTGGCAAAGTTCCGCTGACGTTTACAAGGGCTACCACGGCACAAAAATGCATAAGGACCAATGATATAGACAATGTGGGGCGCACCAGAAGGCATCACACTTTCTTTGAAATGCTTGGGCATTTTTCATTCGGCGATTATTTTAAAGAAGACGCCATAAAATGGATATGGGAGTTTTTAACCGAAGCCGTAAAATTACCTAAAGACAGGCTTTATATAACTATATATCTTGATGACGATGACGCTTATGATATCTGGGTGAAAAAGATGAAAATTCCCGAAGACCGTATTTTCAGGCTTGGGAAAGACACTAATTTCTGGGAAATGGGGCCTGTGGGCCCGTGCGGCTACTGCAGTGAAATATATTTTGATTTTGAACCGGATAATAAATCTAAAGTGACGGCGCAGGATATAGAGACTAACGATAACCGTTTTCTTGAAATATGCAACAGCGTTTTTACGGAATTTGACAAGCAGCCGGACGGAAAGCTTCTGCCGCTGGCACAGAAGAATATTGATTTTGGAATGGGGCTTGAAAGGCTTGCGGTGGTTTCCCAGGGCGTGCTATCCAATTTTGAAACCGACCTGTTTATGCCTATAATAACACAGTGTGAAGAGATTGCCGGCGCCAAATACGGCAAAGATGAAAAGACAAACATATCCCTGCGCGTAATTGCGGATCACGCCAGGGGTGTTTCTTTTCTTATCGGCGACGGCGTACTTCCGTCAAACGAAGGGCGCGGTTATGTATTAAGAAGGATAATAAGGCGCGCCGTCAGGCACGGCAGGCTGCTGGGAATTAAAGAAGCTTTTCTTCATACGCTTGTACCGACTGTGGCTGAAATTATGAACGGCGCGTACCCGGAAATTTCACAGAGAAAAGATTACATTATGCAGATTATAAAAATGGAAGAAGATAAATTCGCGGAGACAATGGATAAGGGAATTGAACTTCTTAACCATGAAATAAAAGGCCTTAAAGATAAAGGCGAAAAGCATTTATCGGGCGAAGCCGCATTTAAACTTTATGATACTTTTGGCTTTCCTATTGAAATAACAGAGGAGATTCTGGCGGAAAACGGCATGAACGTCGATAAAGACGGTTTTAAATCTTCAATGGAAGCGCAGAGAGCAATGGCAAAAAAAGCGTGGAAGGGAATTAATTCCGAGCTTGGCGAAAAAATGCCAAAAGGGACCCTTGAAAAACTTAATGTAACAAAGTTCACCGGTTATGAAACCATAAATGAAGACGGGTGCAAAGTTCTGCTGCTTGCCGCGAAGAAAGAAAAAGTGCAGTCAGTTGCCGCGGGTCAGGAAGCATTTGTGGTGCTTGATAAAACCCCTTTTTACGCCGAAGGCGGAGGCCAGGTGGGCGATAGCGGAATGCTTTATTTTGACGGCGGCGAAGCAAAGGTAAAAGACACGCAGAAAATGGATGAAAAATTCATTCACATCATAAAGGTAATAAAAGGCGAAATTAAAGAGGGAATGACAGTTAAGGCGCAGGTTGATAAAAATGAAAGAGACGCAACGATGAAAAATCATACATGCACCCACCTTCTTCAGGCGGCTTTAAGGCTTGTATTGGGATTACATGTAGAGCAGGCAGGTTCGTATGTGGGACCCGACAGGTTAAGGTTCGACTTTACGCATTTCGCGCCGCTTACCGAAGATGAAATAAAAAAAGTGCAGTTTATCATGAACGGCTGGATACAGGAAAGCTATGACGTAAATGTTGAACTGCTTGATTTTCATCAGGCAAAAGCAAAAGGGGCCATGGCGCTTTTTGATGATAAATATAAAGATAAAGTCAGAATGGTTACAGTCGGTGATGTCTCGCTTGAGCTGTGCGCCGGGACGCATATAAGCAATTCCGGAGAGATTGGTATGGTTAAGATAATCTCGTATGGTTCCACGGCGGCGGGAGTGCGCAGGATAGAAGCCGTAACCGGAAGGGGCGCTGAGGCGCTTTTTGGGGAATATGATGATTTTATAAACGGCTTAAAAGAGCAGTTTAAGGTATCGTCTATAGATGATATAAAGGAAAGGCTGAAAAAACTTGCATCTGAAAATAGAGAGATGGAAAAAAGTATTTCTGAATACAAAAAAGCTGATGTGTTAAAAAATGTGGAAAGTTACCTTGATTCTGCCGTGGAGATAAACGGATATAAGCTAATAACTGTTAAGTTCGCGGATGCCGATAAAAAGGCTGTAAGGGACCTTGGCGATATTTTAAAGGCAAGGGTAAAAAAAGGAGCGGCTTTAATAGCGAATTCCGTAGAAGGAAAAATTTCTTTCCTGTGCGTTGTTTCTGATGACGCATCAGGAAAACTTGATGCCGGAAAGATAGTTAAAGAGGCGGCTGCCGTATGCGGCGGCGGCGGCGGCGGAAGAAAAGACATGGCCGAAGCCGGAGGCAAGGACCCTTCAAAAGTGGATGAAGCCATAAATAAAGTAATAGAATTAATAAAAACTTTGACGGCATAA